The following are from one region of the Stigmatella ashevillena genome:
- a CDS encoding dioxygenase family protein translates to MRNAKKDMSLPPMTRRRVLGGIGLALAALPLSQFLACGNDDDVGDGADPGDGTTDPGAWATGGTAAMVAASTYPNPFASGSGAACQLTCEATLGPCYAETLVRKDISEGHDGLPVRLALRVVNENCEPIQGAEVDIWHAAPEGLYSGEDADPFCTSNDPSATSARWFRGVQTTDADGRVDFDSCFPGWYSSRTIHIHFTVRLNGSEYVTSQLVFDDALNDDVINNQPLYNTRGPRDTTNATDNVVSAESAPDYSFQTQRMSDGAMLAWKTLVIRSSLSNASCQVPGGGGGGGGPGGPPPGWDGGTPPPRDGGMGPPRDGG, encoded by the coding sequence ATGCGCAACGCCAAGAAAGACATGTCCCTTCCGCCCATGACCCGCCGCCGCGTGCTTGGTGGAATCGGTCTTGCCCTGGCGGCCCTGCCGCTCAGCCAGTTTCTGGCTTGTGGGAACGACGATGACGTAGGCGATGGGGCGGATCCTGGCGACGGCACGACGGATCCCGGTGCCTGGGCCACGGGAGGCACGGCGGCCATGGTGGCCGCGAGCACCTATCCGAACCCCTTCGCCTCAGGCTCGGGGGCGGCGTGCCAGTTGACGTGCGAAGCCACCCTCGGCCCCTGTTACGCGGAGACCTTGGTGCGCAAGGACATCAGCGAGGGCCATGACGGGTTGCCCGTCCGGCTCGCGCTGCGGGTGGTGAACGAGAACTGTGAGCCCATCCAGGGCGCGGAAGTCGACATCTGGCATGCCGCGCCGGAAGGGCTCTATTCGGGCGAAGATGCGGATCCGTTCTGCACCTCGAATGATCCGTCTGCCACCTCCGCGCGGTGGTTCCGAGGGGTGCAGACGACAGACGCGGATGGCCGCGTGGACTTCGACTCCTGCTTCCCGGGTTGGTACAGCAGCCGGACGATTCACATCCACTTCACGGTTCGCCTCAACGGCAGCGAGTATGTGACGTCCCAGCTCGTCTTCGATGACGCATTGAATGACGACGTCATCAACAATCAGCCGCTCTACAACACGCGCGGACCGCGTGACACGACGAACGCGACGGACAACGTCGTCTCGGCGGAGAGCGCTCCGGACTACAGCTTCCAGACGCAGCGGATGTCCGATGGCGCGATGCTGGCTTGGAAGACCCTGGTCATCCGCTCCTCGCTCTCCAACGCCTCGTGCCAGGTGCCTGGAGGGGGCGGCGGTGGTGGTGGGCCTGGCGGTCCTCCCCCGGGCTGGGACGGTGGTACGCCTCCTCCGCGGGACGGGGGCATGGGCCCTCCGCGGGATGGCGGCTGA
- a CDS encoding DUF2267 domain-containing protein: protein MATQGKDILQGTDLEQGDERQSPGRGLRTQRSESRAAQTYAFFLKDLEAKGLERKLAEQAIQAVLCVMERRLLSDESRHMEAQLPRRVVALVKRCSEHQDLPYEKFGREEFLGRVTAHLNVAVDEAERISCAVLSTVREHLTPGEAEDVLGQLPLELRTLWFQQSLSARQKISEVMKKGVECVGPHDMLKAVAEKMRAHNIGPLPVCEGGSVLGIITDRDIVIRAVSQGWDPNTTPVSAVMTHQAESVFEDEDLSEAARRMHAKQIRRILVMDRKGALVGIVSLKDIAEALGEHTAGRPLGIISRSWQPVH, encoded by the coding sequence ATGGCGACGCAAGGAAAAGACATTCTTCAGGGCACGGACCTGGAGCAAGGAGACGAGCGGCAGAGTCCGGGACGGGGACTTCGGACCCAGCGCAGCGAGTCGCGAGCGGCACAAACCTACGCCTTCTTCCTGAAAGACCTGGAGGCCAAGGGGCTCGAGCGGAAGCTGGCGGAGCAGGCGATTCAAGCGGTTCTGTGCGTGATGGAACGGCGGCTGCTGAGCGACGAGTCGCGGCACATGGAGGCTCAGCTGCCCAGAAGGGTGGTGGCGTTGGTGAAACGGTGTTCAGAGCACCAGGACCTGCCCTATGAGAAATTCGGCCGAGAGGAGTTTCTCGGCAGGGTGACGGCCCACCTGAACGTGGCGGTGGATGAGGCGGAGCGCATCAGCTGCGCGGTGCTGTCCACGGTCCGGGAGCACCTCACGCCAGGCGAGGCGGAGGATGTGCTGGGGCAACTCCCGCTTGAGCTGCGGACGTTGTGGTTTCAGCAAAGCCTGTCTGCTCGCCAGAAGATCTCCGAGGTGATGAAGAAAGGGGTGGAGTGCGTGGGACCCCACGACATGCTGAAGGCCGTGGCGGAGAAGATGCGGGCCCACAACATTGGCCCCCTGCCGGTGTGCGAGGGGGGCAGCGTGCTGGGCATCATCACCGACCGGGACATCGTGATCCGGGCGGTCTCCCAAGGGTGGGATCCGAACACGACGCCCGTCTCGGCGGTCATGACGCATCAGGCGGAGTCGGTCTTCGAGGACGAGGACCTGAGCGAGGCAGCGAGACGGATGCATGCGAAGCAGATCCGCCGGATCCTCGTGATGGACCGGAAGGGGGCGCTCGTGGGCATCGTGTCCCTGAAAGACATCGCTGAGGCACTGGGCGAGCACACGGCAGGCAGGCCGCTGGGGATCATCTCCCGCTCCTGGCAGCCTGTGCACTGA
- a CDS encoding sensor histidine kinase yields MKLRMRLALMTVAVAVPVALCMGWLHVASQVRALESALSEYALAHMLSGGRERCEASPTDWSIVPPPSRPGGGGDRGPPPKPRGRPHGPRPPPGSRLYAYDAQLSAHNPAAPALDASLVESMREGRALASRASAFGVDEPREVLVRMPWGTGPCAFALVQWPGRFNTEERPTVPFPHEYWLIPTGIALAGVLFALGPVVRRLRQLTGEVRTFVRSAYQGSITQQGNDEISELARAFDDAGREVRAQMDLKEKREQTLRSFLENTTHDVMIPLTVLQGHLAELQQHAAKGTPVEASVVAAASQEAHYMAALIHNLGAAARLEAGEPSVQRVPVNLNALVERCVGRHRPIARQQGVQLDYAIPDPPVSLTGDDTLIEQAVSNVIYNAVRYNARGGHVAVVLEREPGPAFRLRVLDDGPGIPEGELSRLVERRVRGDAARTRGPGGHGLGLNIAWKVAVLHGWSLQLGRSEYGGLQVDFLGELSSEPAPGAERAEAPTPHPPPA; encoded by the coding sequence GTGAAGCTGCGCATGCGGCTGGCGTTGATGACGGTGGCGGTGGCCGTTCCCGTCGCGCTCTGCATGGGGTGGCTCCACGTGGCCAGCCAAGTCCGCGCGCTCGAGTCCGCCCTCTCGGAATATGCCCTGGCACACATGCTCTCGGGGGGACGCGAGCGCTGCGAGGCTTCACCCACGGACTGGAGCATCGTGCCGCCCCCCTCCCGACCCGGCGGCGGAGGAGACCGGGGGCCTCCGCCCAAGCCCCGGGGACGCCCGCATGGGCCCCGCCCACCGCCGGGCTCGCGGTTGTATGCCTATGACGCCCAGCTTTCGGCCCACAACCCTGCCGCGCCCGCCTTGGACGCCTCCCTGGTGGAATCGATGCGGGAGGGCCGAGCGCTCGCCAGCCGAGCCTCGGCGTTCGGAGTAGATGAACCGCGCGAGGTGCTGGTCCGAATGCCCTGGGGCACGGGGCCCTGCGCGTTCGCGCTCGTGCAATGGCCGGGGCGGTTCAACACGGAGGAGCGGCCCACCGTTCCGTTTCCCCATGAGTACTGGCTCATCCCGACGGGGATTGCCCTGGCGGGGGTGCTGTTCGCGCTGGGGCCGGTGGTGCGGCGCCTGCGCCAACTCACCGGCGAGGTGCGCACCTTCGTCCGCAGCGCGTACCAGGGCTCCATCACCCAGCAGGGCAACGATGAAATTTCTGAGCTGGCACGGGCCTTCGACGATGCAGGCCGTGAGGTGCGGGCACAGATGGACCTGAAGGAGAAGCGCGAGCAGACCCTGCGCTCCTTCCTGGAGAACACCACCCACGACGTGATGATCCCCCTGACGGTGCTCCAGGGGCACTTGGCCGAGTTGCAGCAGCATGCGGCGAAGGGGACTCCAGTGGAGGCCTCGGTCGTGGCGGCGGCCAGCCAGGAAGCGCACTACATGGCGGCGCTCATCCACAACCTGGGGGCGGCGGCCCGGCTGGAAGCGGGCGAGCCCTCGGTGCAGCGCGTTCCGGTGAACCTCAATGCGCTGGTGGAGCGGTGCGTGGGTCGCCACCGGCCCATCGCGCGGCAGCAGGGTGTGCAGCTCGACTATGCCATCCCCGACCCTCCGGTGAGCCTGACCGGAGATGACACGCTCATCGAGCAGGCGGTGAGCAACGTCATCTACAACGCCGTGCGCTACAACGCGCGCGGGGGCCACGTCGCCGTGGTGCTCGAGCGGGAGCCGGGTCCGGCGTTCCGCCTGAGGGTGCTGGATGACGGGCCTGGGATTCCCGAGGGCGAGCTGTCACGCCTCGTCGAGCGGCGGGTCCGGGGGGACGCGGCACGCACGCGGGGACCGGGAGGCCACGGGCTGGGCCTGAACATCGCCTGGAAGGTGGCGGTGCTGCACGGCTGGAGCCTGCAACTGGGGCGCTCCGAGTACGGAGGGCTTCAGGTGGACTTTCTGGGAGAGCTGTCTTCCGAGCCAGCGCCCGGAGCGGAACGGGCCGAAGCACCCACTCCGCACCCGCCGCCTGCTTGA